A single window of Eucalyptus grandis isolate ANBG69807.140 chromosome 1, ASM1654582v1, whole genome shotgun sequence DNA harbors:
- the LOC104433838 gene encoding 40S ribosomal protein S15a-1: MVKVSVLNDALKSMYNAEKRGKRQVMIRPSSKVIIKFLLVMQKHGYIGEFEYVDDHRSGKIVVELNGRLNKCGVISPRFDIGVKEIEGWTARLLPSRQFGYIVLTTSAGIMDHEEARRKNVGGKVLGFFY, translated from the exons ATGGTGAAGGTTAGCGTTTTGAATGACGCTCTTAAGAGCATGTATAATGCTGAAAAGAGGGGAAAGAGACAGGTCATGATCAGACCGTCCTCGAAAGTGATCATCAAGTTTCTTCTGGTGATGCAAAAGCATG GTTACATCGGAGAGTTTGAGTATGTTGACGACCACAGGTCTGGCAAAATTGTGGTTGAACTCAATGGAAGGCTAAACAAGTGTGGAGTTATCAGTCCCCGTTTCGATATTGGTGTCAAGGAAATTGAAGGCTGGACAGCAAGGCTGCTTCCCTCAAGACAG TTTGGTTATATTGTGTTAACAACTTCAGCTGGCATCATGGATCATGAAGAGGCGAGGAGAAAGAATGTTGGTGGAAAAGTACTTGGCTTCTTTTACTAG